The following proteins come from a genomic window of Terribacillus aidingensis:
- a CDS encoding GntR family transcriptional regulator, whose product MKYQVISEEIRHRIESGFYPLDQPLPDEHSLVEEFSCSRMTVKRALDVLASEGIVFRKRGHGTFIVQSSFQSDYIHVGTNETLGFTSLMKEKQVTSKLLLFDMIAPTAEVASYLAISEDTPVYHHIRVRCVDDNPHVIEETYMPTPLIPGITPTVLHNSVYAYMEKELGLKIAGSRRRIRAEQATAQDMKELGLSENEPVLVIEQVAYLNTGIAFEYSFARHRFDKFEITTVNLNGK is encoded by the coding sequence ATGAAATATCAAGTGATATCAGAAGAAATCAGACATCGTATCGAATCAGGATTCTACCCTCTGGACCAGCCGTTACCAGATGAACATAGCCTTGTCGAAGAATTTTCCTGCAGCAGGATGACAGTTAAGCGCGCGCTTGATGTACTTGCATCAGAGGGAATCGTTTTCCGAAAGCGCGGACATGGAACATTCATTGTGCAGTCTTCCTTCCAGTCGGATTACATTCATGTGGGAACGAATGAAACGCTCGGCTTTACCAGTTTAATGAAGGAGAAGCAAGTTACCTCAAAGCTTTTATTGTTTGACATGATTGCTCCTACAGCTGAAGTGGCATCGTACTTGGCCATTTCAGAAGATACGCCTGTGTATCATCATATCCGTGTACGCTGTGTCGATGATAATCCTCATGTTATCGAAGAAACGTATATGCCGACGCCGCTTATTCCAGGTATCACCCCGACAGTCCTGCATAACTCGGTATATGCATACATGGAAAAAGAATTAGGCTTGAAAATTGCAGGATCACGCCGCCGGATCAGAGCGGAGCAAGCAACAGCACAAGACATGAAGGAACTGGGATTATCCGAAAATGAACCGGTACTTGTGATAGAGCAGGTCGCTTATCTCAATACCGGTATTGCCTTCGAGTATTCCTTTGCAAGACATCGGTTTGACAAGTTCGAAATTACAACAGTAAATCTCAATGGAAAGTGA
- a CDS encoding MurR/RpiR family transcriptional regulator — MAQQGLTGIRSHYPRLSEKEKKIADFILEHPESIVHQTISQVADQLEVADATVSRFCKRIGYKGFQALKIALAPEIISPNKMLHEDVNDTDEAKMVAEKIFHSNIRTLENTLQVLDKAELEQAVSLLLEARRVEFYGFGGSNMVAMDAYHKFVRSGVLAFAFPDAHLQLMSASQLTDQDVAFIFSHSGASKDAYQLLQTVKKTGARTIAITGFPKSPIGQQVDVALHTSSEETDYRSEALASRIAQLSIIDALYVTVIMRQKEKAQTSVEKVRNAIAATKM; from the coding sequence TTGGCACAACAAGGTTTAACGGGGATTCGTTCACACTATCCAAGACTGAGTGAAAAAGAGAAAAAAATTGCAGATTTCATTTTGGAACACCCGGAAAGTATTGTTCACCAGACTATCAGCCAAGTAGCAGATCAGCTCGAAGTAGCAGATGCTACTGTTTCCCGTTTCTGTAAACGAATCGGCTACAAAGGCTTCCAAGCACTGAAAATTGCTTTAGCACCAGAAATCATTTCTCCCAATAAGATGCTGCACGAAGACGTAAACGATACGGATGAGGCAAAAATGGTTGCGGAAAAGATTTTTCATTCCAATATCCGAACCCTGGAAAATACATTGCAGGTGCTGGACAAGGCGGAGCTGGAGCAGGCTGTCTCATTGCTCCTAGAGGCAAGAAGAGTGGAGTTCTATGGTTTTGGCGGATCGAATATGGTCGCAATGGATGCGTATCATAAGTTTGTCCGCTCTGGTGTGCTGGCCTTCGCGTTTCCTGATGCTCACTTGCAGCTCATGTCTGCTTCCCAACTGACCGACCAGGATGTTGCTTTTATCTTTTCTCATTCGGGAGCCAGCAAGGATGCCTATCAGCTGCTGCAGACCGTCAAGAAAACAGGCGCCAGAACGATCGCCATCACTGGCTTCCCCAAATCCCCTATCGGCCAGCAGGTGGACGTTGCCTTGCATACTAGCTCAGAGGAAACCGATTATCGTTCCGAAGCGCTCGCGTCGCGGATTGCACAACTGAGTATCATCGATGCTCTTTATGTAACAGTCATCATGCGTCAGAAAGAAAAGGCACAAACTTCCGTTGAAAAAGTTCGTAACGCTATCGCCGCAACAAAAATGTGA